The proteins below are encoded in one region of Sporosarcina sp. FSL K6-1508:
- a CDS encoding sigma 54-interacting transcriptional regulator codes for MQNVLIVGAGTGGSILLDLLQNLEFMNVNAIIDTDEQAPGIIRAKKQGIAHGTDWKSHLTEDLHIIFDVTGDESVFAELLTARPAHTVLIPGSVANLLVKLLEENDTYIKRIHAEMHKQRMIFDSIEEGMIGIDEEGTVDFFNKSASKMIGFPIEDAVGRTITEVIPTTELPRVFKSGRAELNEEQILGNGLKIVTSRYPLYDSTGKKVGAFAVFKDITEVVALAEEITGLKKVKTMLEAIIHSSDDAISVVDDNGNGILVNPAYTRITGLTEDEIIGKPANADINEGESIHMRVLKSKQPVRGVNMRIGENNREVIVNVAPIIVDHQVKGSVGVIHDITEMRNLMKELDQARTIIRQLESTYTFDDIFGGSSDIEMSIAQAKLAAKSDVPVLLRGEAGTGKELFAHAIHSSSERRFNKFIRLNCSAMDRSTLESELFGLESSTSSNRNGNSQGLFKESNQGTLFLDEVTDLPLAVQDRLLNYLKNGTIFTSDGTLPIHLSVRIITTTSKNLEKAMHEGAFNEELYYVLNRLSIQVSPLRSRKKDIPLIVGHLLVKLNQEFGMNIERITEEALERLKQYDWPGNIRELENVLSRAMIYMKPGEAVIGLKDVIKSLSSRGNMDKGQVLPEKSTLTSIMDEYEKNILETALHENNGNKSLTANRLGISLRSLYYKLEKFSLV; via the coding sequence TTGCAAAACGTTCTCATTGTCGGGGCGGGGACAGGCGGATCGATACTACTGGACCTTCTCCAAAATTTAGAATTCATGAATGTAAACGCAATCATCGATACTGATGAACAAGCACCTGGGATAATTCGTGCAAAAAAACAAGGCATTGCACATGGGACGGATTGGAAAAGTCATCTGACTGAAGATCTGCATATCATTTTCGATGTAACCGGAGACGAGTCTGTATTCGCTGAACTGTTAACCGCGAGACCTGCCCATACCGTACTTATACCTGGTTCCGTTGCAAATCTCCTTGTTAAGCTTCTTGAGGAGAATGATACATATATTAAGCGCATTCATGCAGAGATGCATAAACAGCGTATGATCTTTGATTCAATTGAAGAGGGTATGATTGGAATCGACGAGGAAGGAACTGTTGATTTCTTCAATAAAAGTGCCTCTAAGATGATCGGTTTCCCGATTGAAGATGCGGTTGGTCGGACGATTACGGAAGTGATCCCTACAACTGAGCTTCCAAGAGTGTTCAAGTCGGGGAGAGCGGAATTGAATGAGGAACAAATTCTGGGAAATGGTTTGAAAATCGTTACTTCCCGTTATCCTCTCTATGATTCTACTGGAAAAAAAGTTGGTGCTTTCGCAGTATTTAAAGACATTACAGAGGTTGTTGCACTTGCGGAGGAAATCACGGGTCTAAAAAAAGTGAAAACAATGTTAGAAGCAATCATTCATTCGAGTGATGATGCCATCTCGGTCGTCGACGATAACGGAAACGGAATCCTTGTCAATCCGGCTTACACGCGGATTACAGGTCTTACAGAAGATGAAATCATCGGTAAGCCTGCGAATGCGGACATCAACGAAGGTGAAAGTATCCATATGAGAGTTTTGAAGTCGAAACAGCCGGTGCGGGGAGTAAATATGCGTATCGGTGAAAATAACCGGGAAGTAATTGTCAATGTAGCGCCTATTATTGTCGATCATCAGGTGAAAGGAAGTGTCGGTGTTATTCACGACATAACCGAAATGCGAAACTTGATGAAAGAACTTGACCAAGCGCGCACAATAATCCGGCAACTCGAATCTACTTACACTTTCGATGATATTTTTGGTGGTTCATCTGATATTGAAATGTCAATCGCGCAGGCAAAGTTAGCTGCCAAATCAGATGTTCCAGTCCTTCTTCGCGGAGAGGCAGGAACGGGCAAAGAATTGTTTGCACATGCTATTCATAGTAGTAGCGAACGGCGCTTCAATAAGTTCATCCGTTTAAATTGTTCGGCTATGGATCGTTCCACTTTGGAATCGGAGCTATTCGGACTTGAATCAAGTACTTCCTCAAACAGAAATGGTAATTCTCAAGGTCTTTTCAAAGAGTCAAACCAGGGGACATTATTTCTTGACGAAGTGACTGATTTGCCGCTCGCAGTTCAGGATAGACTGCTCAATTACTTGAAGAACGGAACAATTTTCACAAGTGATGGAACACTTCCCATTCATTTGTCCGTACGCATCATCACAACGACTTCTAAAAATTTGGAAAAAGCAATGCACGAGGGAGCATTCAATGAAGAGCTCTATTATGTTTTAAACCGACTCTCTATCCAGGTATCTCCTTTACGGTCTCGTAAAAAAGATATACCACTGATTGTCGGACACCTGCTTGTGAAGCTGAATCAGGAGTTCGGTATGAATATAGAGAGAATTACTGAAGAGGCGTTGGAACGGCTAAAGCAATATGATTGGCCGGGAAATATACGAGAACTTGAAAATGTACTTAGCAGGGCCATGATTTATATGAAGCCGGGTGAAGCAGTCATTGGATTGAAAGATGTGATTAAATCTCTTTCGTCGAGGGGAAACATGGATAAGGGACAAGTATTGCCAGAAAAAAGCACCCTAACTTCGATTATGGATGAATACGAAAAAAATATTCTTGAAACGGCTCTACATGAAAATAATGGGAACAAATCGTTAACAGCTAATAGGCTTGGTATTTCGCTTCGATCGCTTTATTATAAACTTGAAAAATTCAGCCTTGTTTAA
- a CDS encoding DUF2627 domain-containing protein yields the protein MARLAAFIVLLIPGLFAAGGIKLMRDSIFGILFKPFPFIWLQFVVGFLLFAGGLWFFAGFLLRRDRRKGRVQERFKQK from the coding sequence ATGGCACGTCTAGCAGCATTTATTGTCCTGCTAATCCCCGGACTTTTTGCAGCCGGCGGTATAAAATTAATGCGGGATTCAATATTTGGTATATTATTTAAACCATTTCCGTTCATCTGGCTCCAATTCGTTGTAGGCTTTTTGCTGTTTGCGGGTGGACTCTGGTTTTTCGCAGGATTCCTATTGCGTCGCGATCGGAGAAAAGGTCGCGTACAAGAACGGTTTAAACAAAAGTAA
- a CDS encoding glycerophosphodiester phosphodiesterase, translating to MSKPTVFAHRGASGIRFENTMEAFEKAADLGADGIELDVQLTEDGVPIVIHDPELHRLAGIQRSISSMTSGEITKIRVGKRYRRLLQGFRIPTLIEAVLFCEKNNLGLNIELKETVSDRPELIKHIVDIASIIDDIHISSFDYSVLEAVKEESPLMETAYLIKKKNVDWENLEQYSCADGFHMHKRLLKEPFLNKLILSEKKIRVYGVTGTEPITINPPPYINGWITDYPDRFNYNKKDQDC from the coding sequence ATGTCTAAGCCGACAGTATTCGCACACCGTGGTGCATCTGGCATCCGATTTGAAAATACAATGGAAGCGTTTGAGAAAGCTGCCGATCTAGGTGCTGATGGCATCGAACTGGATGTGCAATTGACGGAAGATGGAGTGCCCATTGTCATCCATGATCCCGAGCTCCATAGGCTGGCCGGCATTCAAAGGTCTATTTCGAGCATGACGAGTGGAGAAATAACAAAAATTCGTGTAGGCAAAAGATACCGACGTTTATTGCAAGGGTTCCGGATTCCGACTTTGATTGAAGCTGTATTGTTTTGTGAAAAGAACAATTTAGGATTGAATATTGAATTGAAAGAGACTGTTTCGGATCGTCCGGAATTGATCAAACATATTGTGGATATTGCCTCTATCATTGATGATATTCATATCTCTTCATTTGACTATAGTGTACTTGAAGCGGTAAAAGAGGAAAGCCCGCTAATGGAAACTGCCTATTTAATAAAGAAGAAGAACGTAGATTGGGAAAACCTTGAACAGTATTCATGCGCGGATGGATTTCATATGCACAAACGCCTGTTGAAAGAACCCTTTTTGAATAAACTTATTTTGTCCGAAAAAAAGATTCGGGTGTATGGAGTGACGGGAACAGAACCAATCACCATCAACCCGCCGCCTTACATAAATGGGTGGATTACTGATTACCCCGATCGATTTAACTATAATAAAAAGGACCAAGACTGTTAA
- a CDS encoding DUF342 domain-containing protein, translated as MLIQNDYFDLVLEEKTVILRTKKNGFPLKSFDEITREHPRLKILSFPVLRKALTDSEEEHIIGSWLPMIEIAVSSDKMLAQLYINVSTKEFEENKQEILKQAEKELDDAGIIYGRIALQNEAFKPGEPINAAVGRKPQKGADAAITYIEIPERRPVIREDGSADYFEMNFVTPVKQGDWLGEKISAQEGIDGKDVLGNVLPAPRGDDEKIYYDRKSVTDEEEMGKIVLRAVHGGALESIDGLIGVGKQLVISGDVGPETGSITFDGSVVVYGTVLAGFSVNATGDISVEGNEGITNAKEIQSSEGDVYIKGGIFGGGMTIVEAQGNIFVKHANNCKLYGKEVHVGLYLLGSEVIAESVFIDKNRGKIIGGEIEALIKIECAFVGNSHERKTILRVKGIDKELIYTEIQEMAKSLKERTGIVEKLEQHALPFRNSGSHLKGPQAEAYEKMLETIESNRDAIVELDREIQVGLRKIKQAVPPQIEVTREAYPGTIIQIGSKSSTLHVTTKGIFEIIDGVLNV; from the coding sequence GTGTTAATTCAAAATGATTATTTTGATCTTGTACTTGAAGAAAAAACAGTAATATTGCGAACAAAGAAGAATGGTTTTCCACTTAAGTCCTTCGATGAAATAACGCGGGAACATCCACGGCTAAAAATTCTCTCATTTCCAGTTTTACGAAAAGCGCTTACAGATTCGGAAGAAGAACATATTATTGGGAGCTGGCTTCCAATGATCGAAATAGCTGTTTCTTCCGACAAGATGTTGGCCCAACTCTATATCAACGTATCAACCAAAGAATTTGAAGAAAACAAACAGGAAATCTTGAAACAAGCAGAAAAAGAACTTGATGACGCTGGGATCATTTATGGAAGAATAGCATTGCAGAATGAAGCTTTTAAACCGGGTGAACCGATTAATGCTGCTGTTGGAAGAAAGCCACAGAAAGGGGCAGACGCAGCCATAACATATATCGAAATACCTGAACGTAGACCGGTAATCCGTGAAGATGGGTCTGCTGATTATTTTGAAATGAATTTCGTTACGCCTGTCAAACAAGGAGACTGGCTTGGTGAGAAAATATCGGCACAAGAGGGAATCGATGGTAAGGATGTTTTGGGAAACGTTCTCCCTGCACCGCGTGGGGATGACGAGAAGATTTACTATGACAGGAAATCAGTGACAGATGAAGAAGAAATGGGGAAAATAGTTCTGCGAGCAGTACATGGCGGGGCATTAGAAAGTATTGACGGTCTCATTGGTGTTGGGAAACAGTTAGTTATCAGTGGTGATGTCGGGCCTGAAACAGGTTCAATAACATTTGACGGATCAGTTGTTGTATATGGAACGGTCCTTGCAGGTTTTTCGGTAAATGCGACGGGGGATATTTCCGTAGAAGGAAATGAAGGCATCACAAATGCAAAGGAAATTCAGTCATCCGAGGGCGACGTTTACATAAAAGGCGGTATTTTTGGCGGTGGAATGACAATTGTGGAAGCTCAAGGCAATATTTTTGTTAAACATGCAAATAATTGCAAACTGTATGGCAAAGAAGTTCATGTTGGACTCTATCTGCTGGGATCGGAAGTTATCGCCGAATCCGTTTTTATTGACAAAAACAGAGGTAAAATTATTGGTGGAGAGATTGAAGCACTTATTAAAATTGAGTGTGCATTTGTTGGCAACAGTCATGAACGAAAGACAATCCTTCGTGTGAAAGGGATTGACAAGGAATTAATTTATACAGAAATACAAGAAATGGCAAAAAGTTTGAAAGAGCGCACAGGAATCGTCGAAAAGCTTGAGCAACATGCTCTCCCATTTAGGAATAGTGGTAGTCATCTCAAAGGACCGCAGGCAGAAGCATATGAAAAAATGTTAGAGACGATTGAATCGAACAGAGACGCTATTGTTGAACTTGACAGAGAGATACAGGTGGGGTTGCGAAAGATTAAGCAGGCAGTACCTCCTCAAATCGAAGTAACGAGAGAAGCTTATCCAGGAACTATCATACAAATTGGATCCAAGTCTTCCACACTTCACGTGACGACAAAAGGCATCTTCGAGATCATTGATGGCGTTCTGAATGTCTAA
- a CDS encoding IS4 family transposase — protein MDKITRKTSFGQWFSPINIQLVEENVKTMRLDAYTKKLTTDSFLKLLLFAQLHETESLHALSDCLFNKHLQVSTNLDSISVSQLSRRLNGMNPVLFQQLFLDLVAQIHQKTNYAKITMPLKIIDSSTLPLNLTNHRWAKFRKTKAGVKLHLRLVFMEKGTSYPEKAVLTTANEHDRNQLEVMVDDKECMYVFDRGYLDYERFDRMTDDGYFFLSRLRKNAVIHECEDFQLPEGTTVLSDQAVLIGTTQNRAENIFRLLKVIDSKGNELQLITNRFDLSADEISEMYKSRWAIELFFKWIKQHLNIKKFYGQSEWAIHNQVYIALIVYCLNVLVQIKTRSKHKILKISRYLKASLWKPAHIWIRKIKGTAVP, from the coding sequence ATGGACAAGATTACACGAAAAACTTCATTTGGACAATGGTTTTCACCTATTAATATTCAATTAGTTGAAGAAAACGTGAAAACAATGAGATTAGATGCTTATACGAAGAAACTTACGACAGATTCATTCTTAAAATTACTGCTTTTTGCACAGCTTCATGAAACGGAAAGTCTGCACGCGCTGAGTGATTGTCTTTTTAATAAACATCTTCAAGTCAGCACAAACCTTGATTCTATAAGCGTTTCTCAATTATCCCGCAGGCTCAATGGAATGAATCCCGTGCTATTTCAACAACTTTTTCTTGATTTAGTCGCGCAAATTCATCAAAAAACAAATTATGCCAAAATCACTATGCCTTTAAAAATCATTGATTCGAGCACATTGCCACTCAATTTAACCAATCACCGATGGGCTAAATTCCGCAAAACGAAAGCTGGGGTAAAGCTTCATTTACGTCTTGTGTTTATGGAAAAAGGAACGTCCTATCCTGAAAAAGCCGTGCTTACAACAGCGAATGAACATGATCGTAATCAGCTTGAAGTCATGGTTGATGACAAGGAATGCATGTATGTTTTCGACCGTGGATATTTAGATTACGAACGTTTCGATCGCATGACAGATGACGGCTACTTTTTCTTATCCAGACTACGTAAAAATGCAGTAATCCATGAATGTGAAGACTTCCAATTGCCAGAAGGCACAACGGTATTATCGGATCAAGCGGTGTTGATTGGTACAACTCAAAATCGTGCTGAAAACATCTTTCGCTTACTCAAAGTAATAGACTCGAAAGGGAATGAACTACAACTCATCACCAATCGGTTTGACCTGAGTGCAGACGAAATCTCCGAGATGTACAAATCACGCTGGGCAATTGAACTGTTTTTTAAATGGATCAAACAACATTTGAACATCAAAAAGTTCTATGGTCAAAGCGAATGGGCCATTCATAATCAGGTATATATCGCACTCATCGTATATTGCTTGAATGTGTTGGTGCAAATAAAGACACGGAGTAAACATAAAATCTTGAAAATTAGTCGCTATTTAAAGGCTTCTCTTTGGAAACCTGCACATATTTGGATTCGTAAAATCAAAGGGACAGCAGTCCCGTAA
- a CDS encoding DUF6366 family protein — MNNRRKTPQEQRERLRLKELKNNPTGNIHDALNRASGGGNLTDLTGGMGWKDLGALIIVLLVGYILYKFF; from the coding sequence TTGAATAATCGCCGTAAAACACCACAAGAACAAAGAGAACGTTTAAGACTAAAAGAATTAAAAAATAATCCTACTGGTAATATACACGATGCATTAAATAGAGCAAGTGGTGGTGGGAATTTAACTGATTTAACAGGTGGTATGGGTTGGAAAGATTTAGGTGCGTTAATTATTGTATTACTAGTTGGATATATACTTTATAAATTTTTTTAA
- the spo0A gene encoding sporulation transcription factor Spo0A: MDKLKVAIADDNKELVRTMVTYFERHPEIEVIWTAHNGKVCLSMLEEKKPDVLLLDIIMPHLDGIAVLETLSGNAQTADVHIIMLTAFGQEDVMTQAASLGASYFMLKPFEFERLANQIFQVAGARKPVAPVAQSNGEYAPGTVSQKVLDTTITAIIKEIGVPAHIKGYAFIREAIQMVYTDVDLLGSVTKVLYPEIAKKYNTTASRVERAIRHAIEVAWNRGNYDVISKMFGYTVHHLKSKPTNSEFIAMIADKIRLEHMAS, translated from the coding sequence ATGGATAAACTGAAAGTCGCGATTGCTGATGATAACAAGGAACTTGTGAGGACTATGGTGACGTATTTTGAAAGGCATCCTGAAATTGAAGTCATTTGGACAGCGCATAACGGCAAAGTCTGTCTGTCGATGTTAGAAGAAAAAAAGCCAGATGTCTTATTGCTTGATATCATCATGCCACATCTTGACGGAATTGCAGTGCTAGAAACGTTAAGTGGAAATGCTCAAACAGCAGATGTGCATATAATTATGTTGACAGCATTCGGCCAGGAAGACGTAATGACGCAAGCTGCAAGTCTCGGGGCATCCTATTTCATGCTTAAACCCTTTGAATTTGAACGGCTTGCAAATCAGATTTTCCAAGTTGCGGGGGCGAGAAAACCGGTTGCTCCGGTTGCTCAATCCAATGGAGAGTATGCACCAGGGACTGTTAGTCAAAAAGTGCTGGATACCACAATTACAGCAATCATCAAAGAAATCGGTGTGCCTGCTCATATTAAAGGCTATGCATTCATTCGTGAAGCTATTCAAATGGTCTATACGGATGTCGATTTGCTAGGTTCAGTGACGAAAGTACTGTATCCCGAGATTGCAAAGAAATACAATACGACAGCATCCCGTGTTGAGCGTGCCATTCGTCATGCGATTGAAGTTGCTTGGAATCGCGGCAATTACGATGTTATTTCCAAAATGTTCGGTTACACTGTCCACCATTTGAAAAGCAAACCAACAAATAGTGAGTTCATCGCGATGATTGCAGATAAAATTCGTCTTGAGCATATGGCGAGCTAA
- a CDS encoding SpoIVB peptidase S55 domain-containing protein codes for MGWSRQLKLAVSFSVLLLFMPLATDAASAKDGSLIPMGDSIGIKMDLAGVFITSDVMISKDNWLKAGDLIEQLDDVAIGTLHDFEKASTSKREKKEVVLHVIRNEEKSQIQADGEAMKRLLPFLKDRTEGTGTLTYVDPDKGTYGALGHQIIDSALKSPPSFRTGAIYLSEIDQIKKSVPGVPGYKISTIVDDDDFLGTIRINGLYGIFGSWNSDYKKVLAEPLTIMQPAEVKVGAAEIYTTIKGTEVESFSIRITEVEQEQFHFVLTDPKLLEATGGILQGMSGSPVIQNGQFAGAVTHMFVDDPKKGAALFLEKMRSGEN; via the coding sequence ATGGGATGGAGTAGACAGCTCAAGTTGGCCGTTTCGTTTTCTGTACTTTTGCTTTTCATGCCACTTGCTACAGATGCCGCATCTGCTAAAGATGGATCACTTATACCGATGGGAGACTCCATCGGCATTAAAATGGATCTGGCAGGGGTTTTCATCACAAGTGATGTCATGATTAGTAAGGATAATTGGTTGAAGGCAGGTGATTTGATCGAACAGTTGGACGATGTAGCAATCGGTACCCTTCATGATTTCGAAAAAGCATCAACCTCAAAACGCGAAAAGAAAGAAGTCGTTTTACACGTTATTCGGAATGAGGAAAAAAGTCAGATCCAAGCAGATGGCGAAGCGATGAAACGTCTCCTTCCATTCCTAAAAGATCGGACGGAAGGAACCGGAACGTTGACGTATGTCGACCCAGACAAAGGGACATACGGTGCTCTTGGTCATCAAATCATCGACAGTGCATTGAAATCACCGCCTTCTTTTAGGACGGGAGCAATTTATCTTTCGGAAATCGATCAGATTAAGAAAAGTGTTCCTGGAGTTCCCGGTTATAAAATTTCAACGATTGTCGATGATGATGATTTTTTAGGGACGATTCGAATAAACGGTCTTTATGGAATTTTTGGATCGTGGAACAGTGACTATAAGAAAGTGTTGGCAGAACCTCTTACGATTATGCAACCGGCTGAAGTAAAAGTAGGTGCAGCTGAAATTTACACAACAATTAAGGGGACAGAAGTTGAATCATTTTCCATTCGAATTACAGAAGTTGAACAAGAACAGTTCCATTTTGTTTTAACGGATCCCAAATTGCTTGAAGCAACGGGCGGGATTTTGCAAGGGATGAGTGGAAGTCCTGTCATCCAGAATGGGCAATTTGCAGGCGCAGTGACGCATATGTTTGTGGATGATCCCAAAAAAGGTGCAGCCCTATTTTTGGAAAAGATGCGTAGCGGAGAAAACTGA